A region of Rhizorhabdus wittichii RW1 DNA encodes the following proteins:
- a CDS encoding flagellar L-ring protein (PFAM: flagellar L-ring protein) produces the protein MSTRTSKAVLLGAFAALSLGAAADPALAAKRARAIDYSPVFAAEPLPSQANGAIYQAANGYSALTNGARAAMIGDIVTITLVERTQAAKSNSASTDRSGELGLTPPTTGPLSLFKPTDVGASGGSTFTGKGAAAQSNQLNGEISVSIVRVYPNGTMLVRGEKLLTLNRGDENIAITGLIRAADIGPDNRVPSTRVADARITYSGKGEIARGSRQGWLNRFFSILSPF, from the coding sequence ATGTCAACCAGAACCTCTAAGGCCGTCCTGCTCGGCGCGTTCGCGGCGCTGTCGCTCGGTGCCGCCGCCGATCCGGCGCTGGCCGCCAAGCGCGCCCGCGCCATCGACTATTCGCCGGTGTTCGCGGCGGAGCCGCTGCCGTCGCAGGCGAACGGCGCGATCTACCAGGCCGCCAACGGCTATTCGGCGCTGACCAACGGCGCGCGCGCCGCGATGATCGGCGACATCGTCACGATCACGCTGGTCGAGCGGACCCAGGCGGCCAAGTCGAACAGCGCGTCGACCGATCGATCGGGCGAACTGGGCCTGACCCCGCCGACCACCGGCCCGCTGTCGCTGTTCAAGCCGACCGACGTCGGCGCGAGCGGGGGCAGCACCTTCACCGGCAAGGGCGCCGCCGCCCAGTCGAACCAGCTCAACGGCGAGATCAGCGTCTCGATCGTCCGGGTCTATCCGAACGGGACGATGCTGGTGCGCGGGGAGAAGCTACTGACGCTCAACCGCGGCGACGAGAATATCGCGATCACCGGCCTGATCCGCGCCGCCGACATCGGCCCGGACAACCGGGTTCCGTCGACCCGCGTCGCCGACGCCCGCATCACCTATTCGGGCAAGGGCGAGATCGCCCGCGGCTCGCGGCAGGGATGGCTTAACCGTTTCTTTTCCATCTTGAGTCCATTCTGA
- a CDS encoding dethiobiotin synthase (TIGRFAM: dethiobiotin synthase), protein MTRAIVVTATDTDVGKTVFSAGLAGLLDGCYWKPVQAGLADGTDSDTVRRLSGLPDDRILPEAYRLETPASPHHAAAIDNVVIDPALLAPPPCDRRLVIEGAGGLLVPLAGGLLFADIFAGWRFETVVVARTALGTINHSLLTIEALRARDIPILGIAFIGDPQEESERTIAAIGGVRRLGRLPRLDPLDAGTLAAAFAAAFSPEDFAP, encoded by the coding sequence ATGACCCGCGCGATCGTCGTCACCGCCACCGACACCGACGTCGGCAAGACCGTCTTCTCGGCCGGGCTCGCCGGCCTGCTCGACGGCTGCTACTGGAAGCCGGTGCAGGCCGGGCTGGCCGACGGCACCGACAGCGACACGGTGCGTCGCCTGTCGGGCCTCCCCGACGACCGTATCCTGCCCGAGGCCTATCGCCTCGAAACCCCCGCCTCGCCGCACCATGCCGCCGCGATCGACAATGTCGTGATCGATCCCGCGCTGCTGGCGCCGCCGCCCTGCGACCGGCGGCTGGTGATCGAGGGCGCGGGCGGGCTGTTGGTGCCACTGGCGGGCGGGCTGCTGTTCGCCGACATCTTCGCGGGCTGGCGGTTCGAGACGGTGGTGGTGGCGCGGACCGCGCTCGGCACGATCAACCACAGCCTGCTGACGATCGAGGCGCTGCGCGCGCGCGATATCCCGATCCTCGGCATCGCCTTCATCGGCGATCCGCAGGAGGAGAGCGAGCGGACGATCGCGGCGATCGGCGGGGTGCGGCGGCTGGGCCGCCTCCCCCGGCTCGACCCGCTCGACGCCGGCACGCTCGCCGCCGCCTTCGCCGCCGCCTTCTCGCCCGAGGATTTCGCCCCATGA
- a CDS encoding flagellar P-ring protein (PFAM: flagellar P-ring protein): MFRALITALFCFSGLALAGAGHAERIKDIGSFAGLRANQLTGYGIVVGLAGTGDDSLDYSTLGMKGVASRFGLQLPAGVNPALKNAAAVMITAELPAFAKPGQRLDITISALGKAKSLRGGTLIMAPLMGADGQIYAMAQGNLAVGGLGIDAADGSKLTINVPTAGRIPGGATVERSVDAGFATTPQLRFDLSEGDLTTSQRVAAAINGRLGQPIARSIDATTITIDAPQGAEVRTALMSRIENLEVDTAEAPARVVVNARTGTVVINGAVRIAPVAVTHGKMTVQVDEKPQIIQPQPFSRGQTAVQQSSAINVEQEARPMFEFNPGASLADIVKAVNAIGASPADLVAILEALKQAGAMKAELVVL, from the coding sequence ATGTTCCGCGCCCTGATCACCGCCCTGTTCTGCTTCTCCGGCCTCGCCCTCGCGGGGGCGGGCCATGCCGAACGGATCAAGGACATCGGCAGCTTCGCGGGCCTGCGCGCGAACCAGCTCACCGGCTACGGCATCGTCGTCGGCCTGGCGGGGACCGGTGACGACAGCCTCGATTATTCGACCCTCGGCATGAAGGGCGTCGCCTCGCGCTTCGGCCTGCAGCTTCCGGCCGGCGTCAACCCGGCGCTCAAGAACGCGGCGGCGGTGATGATCACCGCCGAGCTGCCCGCCTTCGCCAAGCCCGGCCAGCGGCTCGACATCACCATATCGGCGCTGGGCAAGGCCAAGTCGCTGCGCGGCGGCACGCTGATCATGGCGCCGCTGATGGGCGCCGACGGTCAGATCTACGCGATGGCGCAGGGCAATCTCGCGGTCGGCGGTCTCGGCATCGACGCCGCCGACGGCTCCAAGCTGACGATCAACGTGCCGACCGCCGGCCGCATCCCCGGCGGGGCGACGGTCGAGCGCAGCGTCGACGCCGGCTTCGCGACGACGCCGCAGCTCCGCTTCGACCTTTCGGAGGGCGACCTCACCACCTCGCAGCGCGTCGCCGCCGCGATCAACGGCCGGCTCGGCCAGCCGATCGCCCGCTCGATCGACGCCACCACCATCACCATCGACGCGCCGCAGGGCGCCGAGGTCCGCACCGCGCTGATGAGCCGGATCGAGAATCTGGAGGTCGACACGGCCGAAGCCCCCGCGCGGGTCGTCGTCAACGCGCGCACCGGCACCGTCGTGATCAACGGCGCGGTGCGGATCGCACCGGTCGCCGTCACCCATGGCAAGATGACCGTCCAGGTCGACGAGAAGCCGCAGATCATCCAGCCGCAGCCTTTCTCGCGCGGGCAGACCGCCGTCCAGCAGTCGAGCGCGATCAACGTCGAGCAGGAGGCCCGGCCGATGTTCGAGTTCAACCCCGGCGCGTCGCTGGCCGACATCGTCAAGGCGGTCAACGCGATCGGCGCCTCGCCGGCCGATCTGGTCGCGATCCTCGAGGCGCTCAAGCAGGCGGGCGCGATGAAGGCGGAGCTGGTGGTGCTATGA
- a CDS encoding GrpE protein (PFAM: GrpE protein), which yields MSEENIGENEVETPETEPSAEAEVESPFAKLEGELEKLRNEVLYAQAETQNVRRRLEKEKADASAYAATGFARDMLSVADNLGRALAAIPAELREDDRIGSLLTGIEMTAKELENVFQRNGISKIEALGAKLDPNRHQAMVELPSADAEPGTVIQEMQAGYMIKDRLLRPALVGVAKTPEA from the coding sequence ATGAGCGAAGAGAATATCGGCGAGAACGAAGTCGAGACCCCCGAGACCGAACCGTCGGCCGAGGCCGAGGTCGAGAGCCCGTTCGCCAAGCTCGAAGGCGAACTGGAGAAGCTGCGCAACGAGGTGCTGTACGCCCAGGCGGAGACCCAGAACGTCCGCCGCCGGCTGGAGAAGGAAAAGGCCGACGCCTCGGCCTATGCCGCGACCGGCTTCGCGCGCGACATGCTGTCGGTCGCCGACAATCTCGGCCGCGCGCTGGCCGCGATTCCCGCCGAGCTGCGCGAGGACGACCGGATCGGTTCGCTGCTGACCGGCATCGAGATGACCGCCAAGGAGCTGGAGAACGTGTTCCAGCGCAACGGCATCAGCAAGATCGAGGCGCTCGGCGCCAAGCTCGACCCGAATCGCCACCAGGCGATGGTCGAGCTGCCCAGCGCCGACGCCGAGCCCGGCACGGTGATCCAGGAGATGCAGGCCGGCTACATGATCAAGGACCGGCTGCTGCGCCCGGCCCTGGTCGGCGTCGCGAAGACGCCGGAAGCCTAA
- a CDS encoding flagellin domain protein (PFAM: flagellin domain protein) produces MISATRYSAIAQINRQAKLGEEIARTQTEISTGKKVQTASDDPISAARIAELRRVQADQVTWSRNIQTAQSVAAQVDTQMGNMADIFNRVKELTLAGRSDSASAADRAAMVQELQSLRTALSNIATTSTPTGQALFPTDAPLQISVSSTVRLAATAQRSTVFDGLAYTHGTGSLDDAIGTAIDAISTDDATARRAAADVALSDIDVAVQRVTDQRAAQGVRAQQLDVAADTLEGVSTQLSEERSSLEDTDVAAAIMKLNAKTLTLQAAQAAFAKVNSNTLFDFLR; encoded by the coding sequence GTGATCTCCGCGACCCGCTACAGCGCCATTGCGCAAATCAACCGCCAGGCGAAGCTCGGCGAGGAGATTGCCCGCACCCAGACCGAGATATCGACCGGCAAGAAGGTGCAGACGGCGTCCGACGATCCGATCTCGGCCGCCCGCATCGCCGAGCTGCGCCGCGTGCAGGCCGACCAGGTCACCTGGTCGCGCAACATCCAGACTGCGCAGTCGGTCGCCGCGCAGGTCGACACGCAGATGGGCAACATGGCCGACATCTTCAATCGCGTGAAGGAACTGACGCTGGCCGGGCGGTCGGATTCGGCATCGGCCGCCGATCGCGCGGCGATGGTGCAGGAACTGCAATCGCTGCGCACCGCGCTCAGCAACATCGCCACCACGAGCACGCCGACCGGCCAGGCGCTGTTCCCGACCGACGCCCCGCTCCAGATATCGGTGTCGTCGACGGTGCGGCTGGCGGCGACCGCGCAGCGGTCGACCGTGTTCGACGGCCTCGCCTATACCCATGGCACCGGCAGCCTCGACGATGCGATCGGGACCGCGATCGACGCGATCTCGACCGACGACGCCACCGCGCGCCGCGCCGCTGCCGACGTCGCGCTGTCGGACATCGACGTGGCGGTCCAGCGCGTCACCGATCAGCGCGCCGCCCAAGGCGTCCGCGCCCAGCAGCTCGACGTCGCGGCCGACACGCTCGAAGGCGTCTCGACCCAACTCTCCGAGGAGCGCAGCTCGCTCGAGGACACCGACGTCGCGGCGGCGATCATGAAGCTCAACGCCAAGACCCTGACGCTGCAGGCCGCGCAGGCCGCCTTCGCCAAGGTCAACAGCAACACTTTATTCGATTTCCTGCGCTAG
- a CDS encoding Rod binding-like protein: MIGNVSAKVGALADPKASGLDQLKAAAKQFEAIFTRQMLKSTRDAKLCDDDLFGSDATDQFRDMQDSNLADQLANKGAIGIADLLVRQFQARVAKPAATTGSTGSTDAAATADAAKADGASG, encoded by the coding sequence ATGATCGGCAATGTTTCCGCGAAGGTCGGCGCGCTCGCCGATCCCAAGGCGAGCGGGCTCGACCAGCTCAAGGCCGCCGCGAAGCAGTTCGAGGCGATCTTCACCCGCCAGATGCTCAAGTCGACCCGCGACGCGAAGCTGTGCGACGACGATCTGTTCGGCAGCGACGCGACCGACCAGTTCCGCGACATGCAGGACTCGAACCTCGCCGACCAGCTCGCGAACAAGGGCGCGATCGGCATCGCCGACCTGCTCGTCCGCCAGTTCCAGGCGCGCGTGGCGAAGCCCGCCGCCACGACCGGATCGACCGGATCGACCGACGCCGCCGCGACCGCCGACGCCGCCAAGGCCGACGGGGCGAGCGGATGA
- a CDS encoding Flagellar motor component-like protein — translation MFAGIGLVILFAMVFGGFAFTGGDLEPVLHAIPHEMLIIGGAALGAVVAGNSMKELKALGGGFAKVFKGPKYGKKDYLDVIFLVSTLMKKLRTEGPVALEPHIEDPKGSTLFAEYPKLLKDDTLIHMITDTLRLVVISSGTLDPMAVEDVMDNALKTHHHDEIKPADAMQNLADSLPALGIVAAVLGVVKTMGSIDKPPAILGAMIGSALVGTFLGVLLAYGIVGPFAGRCRQVIEADGAIYGVVKQIIIASLHGHPLPLVIEAARSGITHVNQPAFADVFDGMRGR, via the coding sequence ATGTTTGCTGGCATCGGCCTGGTCATTCTCTTCGCCATGGTGTTCGGGGGATTCGCCTTCACCGGCGGCGACCTGGAGCCCGTGCTGCATGCCATCCCGCACGAAATGCTGATCATCGGCGGCGCCGCGCTCGGCGCGGTCGTGGCCGGCAATTCGATGAAGGAGCTCAAGGCGCTCGGCGGCGGCTTCGCCAAGGTCTTCAAGGGACCGAAATATGGCAAGAAGGACTATCTCGACGTCATCTTCCTCGTCTCGACGCTGATGAAGAAGCTGCGCACCGAGGGGCCCGTCGCGCTCGAACCGCATATCGAGGACCCCAAGGGATCGACGCTGTTCGCCGAATATCCCAAGCTGCTCAAGGACGACACGCTGATCCACATGATCACCGACACGCTGCGTCTGGTGGTCATCTCCTCGGGCACGCTCGATCCGATGGCGGTCGAGGACGTCATGGACAATGCGCTGAAGACGCACCACCATGACGAGATCAAGCCCGCCGACGCGATGCAGAACCTCGCCGACTCGCTGCCCGCGCTCGGCATCGTCGCGGCCGTGCTCGGCGTGGTGAAGACGATGGGCTCGATCGACAAGCCGCCGGCGATCCTCGGCGCGATGATCGGTTCGGCGCTGGTCGGCACCTTCCTCGGCGTGTTGCTCGCTTATGGCATCGTCGGCCCCTTCGCCGGCCGCTGCCGCCAGGTGATCGAGGCCGACGGCGCCATCTATGGCGTGGTCAAGCAGATCATCATCGCCTCGCTGCACGGCCACCCGCTGCCGCTGGTGATCGAGGCCGCCCGCTCGGGCATCACCCATGTCAACCAGCCCGCCTTCGCCGACGTGTTCGACGGCATGCGCGGCCGCTGA
- a CDS encoding OmpA/MotB domain protein (PFAM: OmpA/MotB domain protein) yields the protein MAQSPTKRGRNEPEPRPIIIKKIVAEGHGGHHGGAWKVAYADFVTAMMAFFLLMWILGATNEKQRKGIADYFTPTMVQFKEKSAGSNGIFGGESVVDKDNYPHRAAQTGSKSISIPKDASGGEKDGAGSAKSRDRVAFQKLKLLLQAKMAADPRLAKMMSNVRMVETREGLRIDLVDQADFAMFRSGTDELSSEARALMKQVAEVTNFADNSVIVRGHTDAMPYSKGRTVNNWTLSAARAEATRRALSDFGVANTRFARIEGVADREPYVAGDPYDPRNRRMSITLAWSAADAPAEAGPVDLMAGGGASDPTAMPAAGLAQIAARKAGKQNGAP from the coding sequence ATGGCGCAATCGCCCACGAAGCGCGGCAGGAACGAGCCCGAACCCCGCCCGATCATCATCAAGAAGATCGTCGCGGAAGGCCATGGCGGCCATCATGGCGGCGCCTGGAAGGTGGCCTATGCCGACTTCGTGACGGCGATGATGGCCTTCTTCCTGCTGATGTGGATCCTCGGCGCGACCAACGAGAAGCAGCGCAAGGGCATCGCCGACTATTTCACGCCGACGATGGTCCAGTTCAAGGAGAAGAGCGCCGGCTCCAACGGCATCTTCGGCGGCGAGTCGGTGGTCGACAAGGACAATTACCCGCACCGCGCGGCGCAGACCGGATCGAAGTCGATCAGCATCCCCAAGGATGCGTCGGGGGGCGAGAAGGACGGCGCCGGATCGGCGAAGTCGCGCGACCGCGTCGCCTTCCAGAAGCTCAAGCTGCTGCTCCAGGCGAAGATGGCGGCCGACCCCAGGCTCGCGAAGATGATGAGCAATGTGCGGATGGTGGAGACGCGCGAGGGGCTGCGCATCGACCTGGTCGACCAGGCCGACTTCGCGATGTTCCGCTCGGGCACCGACGAGCTGTCGTCCGAGGCGCGCGCGCTGATGAAGCAGGTCGCCGAGGTGACCAACTTCGCCGACAATTCGGTGATCGTGCGCGGGCACACCGATGCGATGCCCTATTCGAAGGGCCGCACCGTCAACAACTGGACGCTGTCGGCCGCGCGGGCCGAGGCGACCCGTCGCGCCCTCTCAGACTTCGGCGTCGCCAACACCCGCTTCGCGCGGATCGAGGGCGTCGCCGACCGCGAGCCCTATGTCGCGGGCGATCCCTATGATCCCCGCAACCGCCGCATGTCGATCACCCTCGCCTGGTCGGCGGCCGATGCTCCCGCCGAGGCGGGGCCGGTCGACCTGATGGCGGGCGGCGGCGCCAGCGACCCGACCGCCATGCCCGCCGCCGGGCTGGCGCAGATCGCCGCGCGCAAGGCGGGGAAACAGAACGGCGCTCCGTAA
- a CDS encoding 8-amino-7-oxononanoate synthase (PFAM: aminotransferase, class I and II; aminotransferase class-III) gives MSILDAHREALVRIARRSRTRSLIPRAGHDFASNDYLGLSRSAELRAAVAAALDRGVAIGAGGSRLLRGNDPEHEALEAEAAAFFGSEASLFFSSGFAANSAIFSTLPGGRDLIVHDSLIHASAHEGMRLGRAATVAAAHNDVDAFADAIARWRAEGNKGRAWIAVESLYSMDGDKAPLAELAALADREQAFLLIDDAHAVGVFGRDGRGLADGLDGRENVVVLRTCGKALGCEGALVCCPRVIADLLVNKGRGFIFSTAPSPLAAAAVRASLDLVRAQPERRDQLARLVAFAGGRLPPSGSQIVPVILGDDARTMAVAAGLQRRGFDVRGIRPPTVPTGTARLRISLTLNVDEAAVASLADAVTELTA, from the coding sequence ATGTCGATCCTCGACGCGCATCGCGAAGCCCTCGTCCGGATCGCCCGGCGCTCCCGCACCCGCAGCCTGATCCCGCGTGCGGGGCACGACTTCGCCTCGAACGACTATCTCGGGCTGTCGCGATCGGCCGAGCTGCGCGCCGCCGTCGCCGCCGCGCTCGACCGGGGCGTGGCGATCGGCGCGGGTGGGTCGCGGCTGCTGCGCGGCAACGATCCCGAGCATGAGGCGCTGGAGGCCGAGGCAGCCGCCTTCTTCGGCAGCGAGGCGAGCCTGTTCTTCTCCTCGGGCTTTGCGGCGAACAGCGCGATCTTCTCCACCCTGCCCGGCGGGCGCGACCTGATCGTCCATGATTCGCTGATCCACGCCAGCGCGCATGAGGGGATGCGGCTCGGCCGCGCGGCGACGGTCGCGGCCGCGCACAACGACGTCGACGCCTTCGCCGACGCGATCGCCCGCTGGCGCGCGGAGGGCAACAAGGGCCGCGCCTGGATCGCGGTCGAGAGCCTGTACAGCATGGACGGGGACAAGGCGCCGCTCGCCGAGCTGGCGGCGCTCGCCGATCGCGAGCAGGCCTTCCTGCTGATCGACGACGCCCATGCCGTCGGCGTCTTCGGCCGCGACGGCCGGGGCCTCGCCGACGGCCTCGACGGGCGCGAGAACGTCGTCGTGCTGCGGACCTGCGGCAAGGCGCTGGGCTGCGAGGGGGCGCTGGTCTGCTGCCCCCGCGTCATCGCCGACCTGTTGGTCAACAAGGGGCGCGGCTTCATCTTCTCGACCGCGCCCTCGCCGCTCGCCGCCGCCGCCGTCCGCGCCAGCCTCGACCTCGTCCGCGCCCAGCCCGAGCGGCGCGATCAGCTCGCCCGGCTCGTCGCCTTCGCCGGCGGGCGGCTGCCGCCGAGCGGCTCGCAGATCGTCCCCGTCATCCTCGGCGACGACGCCCGGACGATGGCGGTCGCCGCCGGTCTCCAACGGCGCGGCTTCGACGTGCGCGGCATCCGGCCGCCGACCGTGCCGACCGGCACCGCGCGGCTACGTATCTCGCTGACCCTCAACGTCGACGAGGCCGCGGTCGCCTCACTCGCCGACGCCGTCACGGAGCTGACCGCATGA
- a CDS encoding flagellar hook-associated protein FlgK (TIGRFAM: flagellar hook-associated protein FlgK~PFAM: protein of unknown function DUF1078 domain protein) yields the protein MSDLLQIGRSGVVAYRTALATVGENVSNAETEGYSRRKVVLNESAVSAANSYIYRSSAVFGGVEAGSVQRIFDNYRSTYARFANSEAARADAKATWLDTAEAALDDSDVGLGVKMSSVFTAAEAMSADVSSDTNRLTLLTALGNAVNQFKTTSTALRSAADGVSTEAQNAVAKLNDDLRTLVQINSALRRAGAGSSGQALLQDQRDQVLQSISNAVGIDVKLEDDGRATVKLLGDSTVTLVDAASTNAGYVGLVASDSGRFSLIASGFGSEMAMNPQSGSLAGLADAANIIASRRDSLDAIAGRFAQVINDWNSAGVDRNGDPGAALITGTTADTLEVTTSDLSKIAAAKGGVANGNALALKDYRNSTGPEAQWSQLVSAHAQSVSAAKAEKTATATQRDGAYQQLDEVTGVDLDVEAAQLLRFQQAYSGSARIIQVARETLQEILGLFN from the coding sequence ATGAGCGACCTCCTCCAGATCGGCCGCTCGGGCGTCGTCGCCTATCGGACGGCGCTGGCCACGGTCGGCGAGAACGTCTCGAACGCGGAGACCGAGGGCTACAGCCGCCGCAAGGTGGTGCTCAACGAGTCGGCCGTCTCCGCGGCGAACAGCTATATCTACCGCTCCTCGGCGGTGTTCGGCGGCGTCGAGGCGGGCAGCGTCCAGCGCATCTTCGACAATTATCGCAGCACCTATGCGCGCTTCGCCAATTCGGAGGCGGCGCGCGCCGACGCCAAGGCGACCTGGCTCGACACCGCCGAGGCCGCGCTCGACGATTCCGACGTCGGCCTGGGCGTGAAGATGTCGAGCGTGTTCACCGCCGCCGAGGCGATGAGCGCCGATGTCAGCAGCGACACCAACCGCCTGACCCTGCTGACCGCGCTCGGCAATGCGGTGAACCAGTTCAAGACCACCTCGACCGCGCTGCGCTCGGCGGCCGACGGCGTCTCGACCGAGGCGCAGAACGCCGTCGCCAAGCTCAACGACGACCTGCGCACGCTGGTGCAGATCAATTCGGCGCTCCGCCGCGCCGGTGCGGGCTCGTCGGGCCAGGCGTTGCTCCAGGACCAGCGCGACCAAGTGCTGCAGAGCATCTCCAACGCGGTCGGCATCGACGTGAAGCTGGAAGATGACGGCCGCGCCACGGTCAAGCTGCTCGGCGACAGCACCGTCACCCTGGTCGACGCCGCCAGCACCAATGCCGGCTATGTCGGGCTTGTCGCATCGGACAGCGGCCGCTTCTCGCTGATCGCCTCGGGCTTCGGCAGCGAAATGGCGATGAACCCGCAATCGGGCTCGCTCGCCGGGCTCGCCGACGCGGCCAACATCATCGCCTCGCGCCGCGACTCGCTCGATGCGATCGCCGGCCGCTTCGCGCAGGTGATCAACGACTGGAACAGCGCGGGCGTCGATCGCAACGGCGATCCCGGCGCGGCGCTGATCACCGGCACGACGGCGGATACGCTGGAGGTCACCACCAGCGACCTGTCGAAGATCGCCGCCGCGAAGGGCGGCGTCGCCAACGGCAATGCGCTGGCGCTGAAGGACTATCGCAATTCCACCGGGCCGGAAGCGCAATGGTCGCAGCTCGTCTCGGCGCATGCGCAGAGCGTGTCGGCGGCCAAGGCGGAGAAGACGGCGACCGCCACCCAGCGCGATGGCGCCTACCAGCAGCTCGACGAGGTCACGGGCGTCGATCTCGATGTCGAGGCGGCGCAGCTCCTGCGTTTCCAGCAGGCCTATAGCGGCTCGGCCCGGATCATCCAGGTCGCCCGCGAAACCCTCCAGGAAATCCTGGGCCTGTTCAACTAG
- a CDS encoding aminotransferase (TIGRFAM: adenosylmethionine-8-amino-7-oxononanoate aminotransferase~PFAM: aminotransferase class-III), whose product MSSPVWHPFTQHGLGEDIPLIERAEGAGLHAADGRRYVDAISSWWVTTHGHCNPRIMAAIRAQTEKLDQLIFAGWTHGPAETLARALVDITPAGLDHVFFSDSGSTSVEVALKMALGTWLNWGEPRHRIVVMEHSYHGDTIGAMSVGERGVYNRAYQPLLFDVDTLPFPVGDGDRTIAALEAICAQGTPPAALIVEPLILGAGGMLIYPPHVLKALRDICAREGVLFIADEVMTGWGRTGMLFACQQAGVKPDLMCLSKGLTGGAIPLAATLATREIFDAHLSQDRARMFFHSSSYTANPIACAAANANIAIWQEEPVLDRIGALVHRQARRLDRLDHPLIVGKRQLGTITAMEFVDPYGDYLSAMAPMLGRFFRDNGLLLRPMGNTVYVMPPYCIDDKDLDAIYDAILAAALKMAA is encoded by the coding sequence ATGAGCTCGCCCGTCTGGCACCCCTTCACCCAGCACGGCCTGGGCGAGGACATCCCGCTGATCGAGCGGGCGGAGGGCGCCGGGCTCCACGCCGCCGACGGCCGCCGTTATGTCGACGCGATCTCGTCCTGGTGGGTGACGACCCACGGCCATTGCAACCCCAGGATCATGGCCGCGATCCGCGCCCAGACCGAGAAGCTCGACCAGCTGATCTTCGCCGGCTGGACCCACGGGCCTGCCGAGACGCTGGCGCGCGCGCTGGTCGACATCACCCCCGCCGGGCTCGACCATGTCTTCTTCTCCGACAGCGGATCGACCAGCGTCGAGGTCGCGCTGAAGATGGCGCTGGGCACCTGGCTCAACTGGGGCGAGCCGCGCCACCGCATCGTCGTGATGGAGCACAGCTATCATGGCGACACGATCGGCGCGATGTCGGTCGGCGAGCGCGGGGTCTACAACCGCGCCTACCAGCCGCTGCTGTTCGACGTCGACACCCTCCCCTTCCCCGTCGGCGACGGCGACCGGACGATCGCCGCGCTCGAGGCGATCTGCGCGCAGGGCACGCCGCCCGCCGCGCTGATCGTCGAGCCGCTGATCCTCGGCGCCGGAGGGATGCTGATCTATCCGCCGCATGTGCTGAAGGCGCTGCGCGACATCTGCGCGCGCGAGGGCGTGCTGTTCATCGCCGACGAGGTGATGACCGGCTGGGGCCGCACCGGCATGTTGTTCGCCTGCCAGCAGGCCGGGGTGAAGCCCGACCTGATGTGCCTCTCCAAGGGGCTGACCGGCGGCGCGATCCCGCTGGCGGCGACGCTCGCGACCCGCGAGATCTTCGACGCGCACCTGTCCCAGGACCGCGCGCGGATGTTCTTCCATTCGTCGAGCTACACCGCCAACCCGATCGCCTGCGCCGCCGCCAACGCCAATATCGCGATCTGGCAGGAGGAGCCGGTGCTCGACCGGATCGGCGCGCTCGTCCACCGCCAGGCGCGGCGGCTCGACCGGCTCGACCACCCGCTGATCGTCGGCAAGCGCCAGCTCGGCACGATCACGGCGATGGAGTTCGTCGATCCCTATGGCGACTATCTGTCGGCGATGGCGCCGATGCTCGGCCGCTTCTTCCGCGACAACGGCCTGCTGCTGCGGCCGATGGGCAACACCGTCTATGTGATGCCGCCTTATTGTATAGACGATAAGGACCTCGACGCGATCTACGACGCGATCCTGGCGGCGGCGCTGAAGATGGCGGCGTGA